A DNA window from Candidatus Methylomirabilis tolerans contains the following coding sequences:
- a CDS encoding EthD family reductase, whose product MAGVKFIVIYPRPTDIEAFEKVYQDEHVPMAVEKLVGKTKLVATKVLASPQGTPPFYRIAEVHFPSMDALEACAASAGTKETLAHAVSISTGGTPIFLVAEEETFTFAP is encoded by the coding sequence ATGGCTGGAGTAAAATTTATTGTAATCTACCCTCGTCCGACTGATATTGAAGCCTTCGAGAAGGTGTATCAGGACGAGCACGTACCCATGGCGGTTGAAAAGCTGGTCGGCAAGACCAAACTCGTAGCGACGAAGGTACTGGCTTCTCCTCAAGGGACACCACCTTTTTACCGTATCGCCGAGGTTCACTTCCCGTCGATGGACGCCCTGGAGGCCTGCGCTGCTTCAGCAGGGACGAAGGAGACATTGGCCCATGCCGTGTCTATCTCCACCGGAGGCACACCGATTTTTTTAGTCGCCGAAGAGGAGACTTTCACCTTCGCCCCATGA
- a CDS encoding aminoacetone oxidase family FAD-binding enzyme, giving the protein MKRVVVIGAGAAGTMAAIFAASSGAETRLLERTNDGGRKILISGGGRCNILPAVVRESRFVTDSSPHTLRKMLRSWPLSEQIAFFKDEAGIPLMEEAESAKLFPQSERARDVRDRLLALARARGVVIETGALVTGLVPAGNGWQIERRGGSSLQADAVVVATGGLSFPGTGSDGLGLRIVKTLGHTITPTYPALTPLTATVRRKSDTTGGAPFAALSGISLQVTLTARAGTLESTSTGGFLFTHHGYSGPAVLDVSHVPVRSRAEMDAPARLVVRWTPLNDKDWESAFGSRGARTALNAVAAQLPRRLAEALIDFAGIDIRRTLSQLTRDERLRLIDILVRCELPWSGDEGYGKAEVTGGGVCLSEIDPKTMESKIHKGLFLCGEMLDAFGPIGGYNFLWAWATGRAAGLGASRT; this is encoded by the coding sequence ATGAAACGTGTTGTTGTCATTGGAGCGGGTGCGGCGGGGACTATGGCCGCGATCTTTGCGGCCTCCAGCGGCGCCGAGACGCGGCTTCTCGAGCGTACGAATGACGGCGGACGCAAAATTCTCATCAGCGGGGGCGGTCGGTGCAACATTCTGCCGGCCGTCGTTCGTGAGTCTCGCTTCGTCACCGATTCTTCACCTCACACCCTTCGAAAGATGCTCCGCTCCTGGCCGCTAAGCGAGCAGATCGCGTTCTTCAAAGACGAAGCCGGGATCCCCCTGATGGAAGAAGCGGAGTCGGCGAAGCTGTTTCCACAATCTGAGCGCGCGCGCGATGTTCGCGACAGGCTGCTGGCGCTCGCGCGCGCCAGAGGCGTCGTGATCGAGACCGGCGCGTTGGTCACCGGCCTTGTCCCGGCCGGCAACGGCTGGCAGATCGAACGGCGCGGAGGATCATCCCTGCAGGCCGATGCCGTCGTTGTTGCCACGGGCGGCCTCTCCTTTCCCGGTACGGGAAGCGATGGCCTCGGGCTTCGCATCGTCAAGACGCTGGGACACACGATCACCCCAACCTACCCGGCGCTGACCCCGCTGACGGCGACGGTCCGGCGAAAGTCGGACACGACGGGTGGTGCGCCGTTCGCCGCGCTTTCAGGCATTTCGCTGCAGGTCACGCTGACTGCCCGCGCAGGAACCTTGGAGTCCACGTCGACAGGAGGATTTCTTTTCACCCACCACGGCTACAGCGGGCCCGCCGTGCTCGATGTGTCTCATGTCCCGGTACGCTCACGCGCCGAGATGGACGCTCCAGCGCGTCTCGTTGTACGATGGACGCCATTGAACGACAAGGATTGGGAATCGGCTTTCGGGTCACGCGGCGCTCGAACAGCATTGAACGCTGTGGCGGCTCAGTTGCCGCGTCGACTCGCCGAAGCGCTGATCGATTTCGCCGGGATTGATATTCGCCGAACACTCTCGCAACTGACCCGCGACGAGCGGCTTCGCCTCATCGACATCCTCGTACGATGCGAACTGCCGTGGTCGGGAGATGAGGGGTACGGGAAGGCCGAAGTCACCGGCGGTGGTGTGTGTCTGTCGGAGATCGATCCGAAGACGATGGAAAGCAAAATTCACAAGGGTCTGTTTCTGTGCGGCGAGATGCTCGACGCCTTCGGACCGATCGGCGGCTACAACTTTCTCTGGGCATGGGCGACTGGGCGCGCGGCCGGCCTCGGCGCATCACGCACGTAA